The DNA sequence TCTGCGCGGCTACATTCCGCAAGGTGACATCGGTAAAGTGCGGGTGGGTCAACGCGCTCAGGTGTTTCTTGACTCGAACCCGAAGCAGCCATTGAGCGCGAGAGTTGCGGCGATCGATCCAAAAGCTTCTTTCACACCAGAGAACATTTATTTCCGCGACGATCGGGTCAAACAAGTATTTGGGGTGAAGATTACGATCGATGATCCGAGGGGATATGCCAAGCCCGGAATGCCTGCGGATGGGGAAATTATGCTTAAGGAGTAGACATGACTTCAGCCCTTGAACTCACTCCAAATGTTTCTTACAGCGCAACAGATTCGATCATTCGAGTGCATCAGTTGCATAAACATTACGGGCGGATTGCTGCGGTTCGTGGAATTGATTTTAGTGTAGCTCCCGGTGAGTTATTTGGCTTGATTGGCCCTGATGGAGCAGGCAAAACAACGACCTTTCACATCCTTAGTGGCATTATGGAAGCGACAGCCGGGGAAGTTCAAGTTCTGGGCTTGCCTGCACGGGATGCTCGATTGCAGATTGGTTATCTCACCCAGCAATTTTCGTTGTACTTAGATTTGAGCATCAATGAGAACTTACAGTATGTTGCAGGGTTGCGAGAAGTCCCGGAGCCATTATTTCAAGAGCGACGCGCTAAGTATCTCAAGTTGATGAGCTTGGATCAATTTGGCGATCGTCTGGCTGGACAGTTATCCGGTGGCATGAAACAAAAGCTTGCACTCTGTGGCGCACTGGTTTCACAGCCGAAAGTTTTATTGTTAGATGAACCGACAACCGGAGTTGATCCAGTCTCCCGGCGGGAGTTTTGGGATGTGTTAGCGGCATTAACCGCAGAAGGCGTGACGATTGTGGTTGCAACGCCCTATCTCGATGAAGCAGAACGCTGTAATCGGGTGGCATTGATGTATGACGGAATAATTCAACAAATTGGAACGCCGGCTCAACTGCGCCACGGTTTAGGCTTACATCGTATCGAAGTTCATACGCCCCAGCTTGAAATCGCTGAACAAGCCCTAAGCGAGAGTGCTGCCATTACAGATGTGCAGACATTTGGCGATCGTTTAGATGTGTTAGCGGCTGATCCGGATGCCGGAGAACGAGAAATTCGATCTAGGTTTTGCGATCAGCATCTCAGCTTAACTTCACTACGAGCCGCAGAGCCAACGTTAGAGAATGTCTTTGTTACTAGACTCAGACAGCAAGGATCAGCCCCACAGATTTTAGAGTTTCCGCGTGGGCGATCGAGCCGCAAGTCCTCGGAAGACGTTGCTATCTATGCTCGGAATCTAAATCGAGTGTTCGGAATATTCCAAGCGGTTAAAAATGTCGATGTGGAAGTTCGCTACGGTGAAATTTTCGGCTTGCTTGGAGCAAATGGAGCCGGAAAAACCACAACCATCAAAATGCTTTGTGGATTGTTACCCGCAAGTTCTGGAGAGATTGCATTGGGTGGAGAACGCGGCAATCTTCGCAGTAGCGATCTCAGAAAGCGAATTGGCTACATGAGTCAGAAATTCACGCTGTACGATGACTTATCGATCGTGCAGAACCTGCAATTTTATAGCGGTGTGTATGGCGTTCCACGCAAGCTGCGCCGCGAGAAGATTGATTGGGTGTTAGCGACTTGCGGACTTGAAGGACAGGAAAATATGCTTACGGGACAGCTACCTGGAGGCTGGAAACAGCGCGTTGCCTTCGGAGCTTCTGTGTTGCACGAACCCGATATCCTATTCCTGGATGAACCCACCTCCGGCGTTGATCCATTAGCACGGCGGCAATTCTGGCGATTGATCAATGACTTTGCTCGAAATGGAACTGCAATTCTAGTCACAACACACTATCTCGAAGAAGCAGAACAATGTAATCGCATGAGCTTTATGGTGGCAGGTGAAACTGTCTTAGAAGGTTCACCGAGTCAAATCAAAGCGGCACAGCCCGGACAGTTAATCGAAGTTGTGCTGAATCAAACTCAAGCCGCATCGAACCTGCTGAAACAACAGATGGAGAGTTGGCGCGTGTCTATTTTTGCCGATCGCTTGCACGTGGTCATTGATCATCCCGAAGAAATCGAACAGCTACGATCGCGCCTCATCGCCGCCAACCTATCCCCTATCTCGCTACTCCCCATCCCCTACTCACTCGAAGATGCCTTTATCGGAGTCGTTCAACGCGCCCAACTATGAAACGCATTCTTGCTCAATGTAAAAAAGAACTGGCTCAGTTTCGCCGCGATCGTCTCACTCTAGCGCTGGCGTTCATTTTGCCAACGATGACCCTGTTTATCTTTGGGTTTGCGATTCGACTTGAAGCCAAGAACATTGTGTTGATAGTACAAGACTTCGATCGCAGCAACTTAAGCCAAGCCTACACAGAGCGACTGTATGCGACCAATCAATTCGTTCCGGTGCAGTGGAACGGGCTTGATCCGGTTCGAGATGGCATCGATCGAGGACTTGCTAAAGCTGCGGTGATTATTCCGTCAAAGTTTAGTAGTGATGTTCAAGCAGGGCGAACCAGTACCGTACAAGTGCTGATTGATGGAACCGATGTGAACAATGCGCGAGTGATTAAAAACAGTATTCAAGCCTTTACTAAGGTGTTTATTCAAGATCAGAACTTGGCGCAGTCACAGCCGAAGATTCTTCCTCGGATTCGACTGTGGTTTAATCCGGGTCGGCAAGAGTCGCTTTACATTGTTCCCGGTGTCTTTGGGGTGATTCTGGCAATCTATCCCAGTCTACTCGCTGCTCTGGCAATGTCCCGTGAGAAAGAACAAGGCACAATCTTGCAAACCTATGCTTCTAGCATCAGTGCGGCTGAATTATTGCTAGGAAAATGTCTAGCTTATTTTATCGTTGGCATCGGTCAGGCGTTGTTTGTAATTGGCTTGGGGTGCGCGGTTTGGCGACTTGGATTTGCGGGTGATCCGACCCCTTTGTTTGTTGGAGGTGCAATCTTTCTGATTGCTAGTGTGATGTTTGGATTGTTTATCGGAGTCAGAGCGAACAATCGATCGGTGGCAGTGCAAGGTGTAGCAACAGCAGGATTTTTACTCGCGTTATTGTTGTCAGGATTTATTTACCCACTGCATAACATTCCTTTTCCGCTATCGCTGGTGACCAACATTGTTCCGGCTCGGTACTTTATTGAAATTTCTCGTGATGCCTTTGTTCGAGGAACAGGTTGGTCTGGTGTTTGGCTCGCTCCCTTGCTGCTCGCAGTGCTTGCTTTTGTCTTGTTTAGTCTTTCCCGCCGCATTCTCGGCCGGATGCAACTTCCTGGGTAATTGATATGAATCTCTTTCGACGTTTCTTAGAAAGCCGTTTCTTTGTGCTTGCAGTCAAGGAAATTAGTCAGATTCTACGGAATAAACAACTGATCTTCTTGCTGGTGTTCCCACCAACCATACAACTGCTAATTTTCGGATTTGCACTGAGTCCGAATGTGGAGCATATCAAACTCGGCGTGATGGATTACTCGAACACACCGATGAGCCGCGAACTTACCGCAGCAATGACGGCGAACGGGGTCTTTGATGTGAAGTCAAGAACGATCGACGAAACCGACCTAAGCAATCAAGTGAGACGCGGCGATGTCACGGCAGGGTTAGTGATTCCGACGGATTTTAATCGATCGCTCCACAGCGATCGACCGGCTGAAGTTCAAGTCCTGATTGATGCGGTCGATGCCAACACTGCAGGAATCGCCAGTGGCTACGCCACTCAGATCATCAATCAGTTTGGGCGGCAATTTACGCCTGAAGCTGTGCCTCCGATTCAAACTGAAGCCACGATTCTCTACAATCCGGGTCTTGTTTCCAGTTGGTTTATCGTTCCGGGTGTGATTGGGTTAGTGTTGAATTTAGGTAGTTCGCTTGTGTCTACATCTGCTGTAGTGCGCGAGAAAGATACGGGAACTTTGGAGCAGCTTCTGATGACCCCGGCGGCAGACTGGGAAATTATCTTAGCGAAAGTGGTTCCGTTGTTTGTTCTGCTGCTGGGTGAAGTGATGTTAGCGCTCTCGGTAGCGCACTTTATCTTTCAAGTGCCATTTCGAGGGAGTCTGCCGCTGTTCTTGTTTTTCTCTGGGCTGTATGCTTGTGTAGGAATTGGAGTTGGCTTTCTGCTAGCAACGATTTCACGCACGCAACAACAAGCCATTCTCACCTCGTTTTTTATCAATCTGCCTTTGATTCAGCTTTCAGGTGCGATCGCACCCGTTGAAAGTATGCCAAAGTTCTTCCAAATCCTGTCGCTTGCGAATCCGTTGCGCCACTATATCAAAATTGCGCGGGGAGTTTTGTTAAAGGGCAATGGGTTAGACGTGTTGTATCCAGAAGCGATCGCGCTATTTTGTTTCGCGATCGCGCTTTTGTATATCAGCACCAGTAAATTTCGTAGCCAGTTGAACTAGCTTGAAAAGCATTTTAGAAGCGCAATCGCACTTTAGATTAAGGATTAAGCGATCGCTCAAACATTCAAGCTTGCGCTTTGCCCAAATACTTCTCTAAGTAGGGTGAAAACACCTCATAAATCAGCGTAAACGGCTTGCCATGATGCCAGAACAAATAATGTCGTCCCCACAACGGAGTCGAATAGCCAAATGCTGCTTCTAATGCAGGCGATCGACCGTAATGTAAGCCTTTAATTTCGCGATACAACTCCAGGCGCGATCGCGATAAATTCGCCCAAACGGGCTGCGACTTATTCTGCAAATACTCGTCAACATGGCTCAATTCCCACCAAGAAGCAGCATAGCCTAAACGCTGACCTGAAGCAGTTTTCAGCCAAATCTGCCGCCGCAAGCGCTCAGCCGGAATTTGTGCGATCGCAGGGGGCGCGTTGTCGGTAGAGAAACCGATCGGAGACATATCCAGCACATCGACTTCGGTTCGCTCCCCGGTGAGAAGCTGCAAATGCCGAGTCGGAGAACCATCGCCCAGCAGCATCATTTGCCAAGCGGGAGAGAGTTTGCTGTGCGGTAAACCCTGCTGAATTTCGAGTTCGCTGGCTTCCCAGATCGGATCGAGACAATGCCAGGTCGTCGGCAGAATCGCGCTGTCGGTGGGTCGAATGATCGCAGTCACGCTGTTTACATAAGTTAACTTTCTCTTATGATAACGCTGCCTGCGCGAACGCGCAGTGCAAACATCGATTCAGACACTCGGATTATGGCGCAGGTGGATCGGCTGAGTTTTGGTATTACAACTTTCCAGCTTGGCACGAAAATATCGAGTCATCGCGATCGACATGGTGGGTTCGGGGAGTGGATTGATTTGCGTTATCCGATTTTTGCGCTACCGGGGCGCAAAGAGCCATTGATTCAGATGGCGCAGACAAATTTTAATCTACTGGGTGTGCGGGAATCGGTTTAAGGGATGAGGGAGCGTTGAGCAACACACATCATCACCAGTGCCCCTTCTGCCGAATCAGGATTAACCCCGCTCAGCCACTGTGCCAAACGAATGTTCCAAGAAGAGCGGCCCCACCTGCCTTGAAGTACATCTGCTCCAGCAGTACGGTTATGCGGAAAGAGCTTGACACTAAATCCTATTGGCTCCAAGATGCTGTAGAAAAACTCAGGTGTCACGCCATCACCTGGACTATGATGAACTTCGGTCGCCACCATCCACTTTTGTTCCTCGCTCGTGGCATGTCCACCGCGCTTTAGCAGGCGATACAATGGTAGGCGAATATTCCACAGCCAGTGCGCGATCGTATTGTTGCTCCACATCGTTTTTTGTAGATCGTGATCAGTGATTAACAATCCACCCGGACGCACGATTCGAGCAGCCTCACGTAACACTTGCCGCATATCATCACAGTGATGCAGCGTTCCATTAATCACAACAATATCGGCAAATTCAGAGATAAAAGGAAGACGTTGAGCATCAGCAAGCACGGGCGTATATCCTAGCTCGGCGGCAATCTTAAGTCCCCCATGAGCAACATCGACCCCAATCAGATGATTTGGCACTCCACAACGATCGCGTAATGCAGCAAACACATTACCCGGACCGCATCCGATGTCTACGATAATCTTATCCTGCCAAGAACCCGTTATCGTAAACCAGCGTTCTTGAAACTCGCGATCACGATGTACCGCGTCTAAATAGTTCTTTGCCCATTCAGGATGTCCAAAATAGTAAGCATTTGCCTCAATGCCAGGGGAAGGATGATCAATTGGGAATGATAAGACTTCATCTTTCCAAGTTGCAAGAGATTGTTGCTCAACCGAGACGAAGGGTTCGAGCGCTGTATGGTTCCGAGTTAACATATCTGAGTTTTCTTGTCAAAGATGGGACAGGACATTGGCTGAAAGCAAGGTTCTTGCGGTAAGGGTTGCTTTGCTGCGATCGTGCGATAGGCAGGAATGAGCTGCTGTGCGATCGCTTGCCAAGAATAGCGGGATTGAGCAAGATGTTGCCCGTTCTTGCCGAGTTTTTCGCGCAGATAAGGCTTCGTTAATAGTTGTTCAATTGCCAAAGCTAAGGATTCAACGGTCTCTTCTACAACCAGTCCCGCATCGGCTGATTCGATTTCTGGGGCAATTTGAATTCCGGGTGTGATCACGACTGGTAATTGAGCATTCAGAGCTTCTGCAACCGCAATTCCGAAGTTCTCAGAAAACGATGGCAACACAAACAAATCTGCGCCCTGTAATAAACAGTCTTTTAGCTTCCCTAATACTAATCCTGGAAATGTGATTTGATCGCTTAAATTTAGCGATTGAGCGATCGTGTGGAGCTTCTTCACATAAGCTGGATCACCATCGCCTGCGAGAATGGCATGAAACGATAAGCCTTGACTTGCTAGATGATGTAATGATTGTAGGAGCAGTTCAGGACGCTTTTTCGGATGTAGACGCGACAAGAATAGAATGATCGGCGTTTCATCGGAAACTTGGTACTTTTGGTGAATCAGCGATCGGGCATCTTCGATTTCAATCAGTGGGCTAACGCCAAGCGGTAAGGTAAGCGTTGGCGTGTCTACACCAAAGTTACGGACATCTTCGACTTCAGATGGCGCAGTGCAGTGAATTGCGGCGGCTCGATCGAGATTGCGACGTTCGATGAGGGCGGTGTAAACTTGCTTTTTCAGGGGGCGTTGTGAGAGTGCCCAAGGAGTAAGCTGTCCCATCGTGCGAACGGTATAGGGAACGCGATGCCAACGCGCGATCGCCGCTGCACAGCTTGGAGCATAGCAAAATAAGTAGTGATTATCTAAAACATCATAGTTCTGGACATTCTGCCATAACCATCGCGTTGCAGCCGGAGAAAAGAGAAACTCTTTGAGTGCTGGGCGTTTGAAGGGCATAAACCAAACTGGAACAGTCGCACCATCTTCTCGAAATTGATAGTCCACTTGCTGGTTCACTGGAACATCTAGCTCAGTTGCGCCATCATGATTGGTAGTCAGAATCTCAGTGTCCACCCCCAATTGCTGCAATGCCCACACCAAATTCATTGCAACCTGTGGTGGCCCCCCCATACTAGGACTTAGCGAGGGAATCACATGCAGAATTTTCATTTCGTTTAACCGGGTTTAGAATTTGTTCACGATCGAGCATCAATCTGATTACCGAATAAGCCCACTTTTGCGAGCGACAATTAGCCCAATTACAGGTAGTATGGCCGTCGTGAGCCAAAACAAACTTCGCATTGTGATTGAGCCAGCAAAAAAACCTAGGGCGTAAACGACCATTGCATAGTCAGACTGTCGCTGCAAGACCAGTCGATTCCACCAGTTTGCCAGCGCCCCCAAGAACAGAGAAGTTGCAATCACTCCCCAATAACCCGCCATCATGTAAGCTTCGCCAATGTATGTCGTAGCAATCGTATAGCCTTCTACACCCGCAATTTCTTCGAGGCTTACACTCAATCCTTCGGGTTTACTCGGTAGAAATACTCTGGGAATCGGTTTGATGATTGACCAAACCAGGATTTCACTACCAAGATAGTTGTGTGCTGAAGGAATTGCATCCGCAACAATACCGAGAGAAGCTAAATTGTAGTCAACTGAGAGCGTCTGTCGAACTGTATCACTGGCATAAACTCGGTTTTCAAGATAGTTTCGCAGTCCAATAGTTCTAAATTCCAGCATGTGGTAGGAGCCATAGGCGGCAATCGAGAATGTCAGCGCAACTGGAATAATCGTGTTAATAAAGGTATAGCGAGGCAAGGTTAGCAAGTAGCCCACAATGAAGGTGGCAAGATACGCCACAAAGACATTACGAGTTCCGCCTGAAAAGCCTTGAAACATCGTTAATGCAAACGCTGCCACCAATAGACTCTGTTGGTACAGAGGGATCAGATGACGACGATTGCACAATACGCCAAACAGGGGTGGAATCGCATATCGCAGCAAGCCTAGCTCAATGATCAAGCTGCTTGCGCCTCCTAGCCTTGCTCGCGTCCAAGGTTCGCTAAATCGCGCTCCCATCATCGCATTGATCATTTTAATGATGTCGAACTGGACGGACTGAAGCATATAAAGATAGCCCAGTATCGCTGATATCATGACGACTCGAAAGAGCGTATTGGTCGAGACATCTTCAAAGTTAAGCCAGGAAGACTGCATAGCTTGTGGTTTGATCAGATGACGACCTATTGCAAAAGCGGCAAAGGCAACGAGAACGATCGCGATCGCATTGCGAGTTTGAGCAATGTCTATCATCGTATTGAACTCTTCTTGGGGAAAGAGGAATTCAGCCAGAATCAGATAGTAGAGCGAAATTAAGCAAAGCAAATCGGTGCGGAAGAGATTTCGTAGTCCTCTTCTGCTGTCGAGATAGATGCTGGTCGTCAGTCCGATCGCAACCGGAATTGCAGCCGCTCTCGCAATCAATGCAGGCTGATCCGATGGAGACTGCATTCCTATGAATCCAAGCGCCACCCCACCGAGGATTGCTAAGGTTGCTGCACCAGAAGCAGAGGGAGGAAAATGCTCGACTTCGGGGTAGATGTCTTCTGAAAAATCGCGGGAGAGTGACATAGAACTCAAGCAGGAATTTGAGAAAGGGTGAGTTGCGGACGTTGGGGAATGACCTGCTCTAAGATCTGAACCAGTTCTGCGGCTTTGACATTCCAAGTGAGGTGATGCTGAATCAGATGTTGGGCTTGCTGTCCCATTTCGAGTCGTTTGTCATCCTCGCTGAGCATTCGATCAAGTGCGAGCGCGGTTTCGTCAATGTTCTTCGGAGGGACGGAATAGCCGTGAACCTCCTGAGTGATGACATCATTAATGCCACCATCATTGCAGCAAATGATTGGCTTTCCGGCTGCCATTGCTTCAAGGTAGACCGTAGCGAAGGGTTCATCCCATCCCACTAAGGCAAAACAATCTGCCCAAACCATTTCTTGCAGCACTCCGGCATGGGGCTTTCTCCCGATTAGTTGAACTTGAGCGGTGACATCATAGCGATCGACGGCTTGCTGCACTTTCTCTGCATCCGGGCCGCTTCCAATAATTCGCAGTACCGCATCTGGATGCTTACCAGCGATGCGACAGAACGCTTCGATTAACAATGGCACGCCTTTTCGTTCGGCAAACAGCGCACAAGCGAGAATTACTTTTTTGCCTTGGAGCGCGATCGGACGGGGGGTGTTTAAGACTTGCTTTGAAGGGAGATTGACACCATTGTGAAGCGTTAGGACTTGGCTTTGCGGAAAGAGCATTTGTAAGTCTTGCTGCATCGGTTTGGACACGGCAAGCAGCATTGTGGCTCGATCGGCGACTGTTTGCATTGCAGCTTTTCGACCCGGATAGCTTTGAGCGTCGCGAATCTCATCAAAGTCGTGATCGAGTGTGACGATCGGGAGTGCTTCAGGAAGTTGGGCGGCGATCCAACCATTCGGCAAAGTTTGATGGCAAAAGATGACATCGGGCTGAAAGGACTGAACGATGCGACGAAAGTTTTGCTGAATCGACTTCCAGGCAAGTTGCAGATACGGTTCGGGATTACGATGTGCCCAAGCTTTGAATGGAGGCACTGGATAGTAGAACCACCGGGGATAGCTGACACGAACTGAATTTGACCAAGTGAATGTGTCGGGACAGTTGGCGTAAGCTTTTGCTCCGGGGGTGAGTGCGATCGCGCTTGGCAGCCAGGAGGTTGGGGAAACAACGAACAGTTCGATGTTCTGCCGTGCGAGGGCTTCGGCTTGAGACAGCGCCCAAGTTCCCATCACCGGGTTATCGGGCTTGGGGAAGTAGGAGGCAAGTAGAAGAACACGCAGACGGGGAATGGTCATGCTGAGGCGACGGTAGTTGGGAGACGGTAGAAACGGTGGTGCTAAATAAGATGTACATCGCTTCGTCCTGAGAAGAACGATAGGCTCTATGTATATTTAGCAACACCGAAATTAGAAATCAGGACAAATAGTCGATCGTGTTCTCTTTATTTGCGCTTGCGGCAGGCAACGTCGCTTAACAGACGAAACAAATTGCATAAAAGTTGTGACTCCGCTATATCATTGAGGTTGATGGGTAGGAGTCCCCTGAAGATTGGCGAAATTCCTACACTTCTCAGGCTTAATTTGCAATCTGAGAAACTGTAGTGTGGAATGAAGGAGAGTTTCGACAGGTCAATCGCGAAAAAGATTCTTGCTTGAATTCTAGGCTGAACTGCTGCGTGCGTTGTTTAACCTTGAACTCCCTGAGTTAGCCAAATACTAACGCAGCTAGGAAAGTGTGGCACCAGCCTTTAAGCAATCTTCATAGATTTACTTTGTGTAACAAATTTCATGCTGCTTGGATGCCTGCACACTTAGAAGCACCTCACACCAACATTTCGCGCCGGCTTCAGGGGTCAGCGTTGCCGCCTTGATCTGGGAAGCTTGACTCGCTTGCTGTATCGCTTTGGAATCCTGAGTATAAAAAGACAAGGCTTGATAAAGCGCGATCGCATCACCCGCAGGCACGATCGCACCATTAACTCCTGGCTCGACTAAATCAACTGCCGCTCCAACCGCATCAGAACAAATGATTGGCAATCCCGCCCCTACTGCTTGATTCACCACCACGCCCCAACCGTCATAGCGACTCGGCAACACAAATAAATCTGCTTGCTTAAAAAACTGCGGTAAATATTCAGGATCGTGAAAGCCTGCATAGTCTATTTGTTGTTGAGTTTTGGACGAGAGCGATCGCATCATCTTAGGCAGTTCCGCTTCACGCCCAACGAGCAACAATCGCGCTTGAGTGCCGGATTGAATTAATCGATCGAAGGCTTGCAGCAACAGATCAATGCCTTTGCGCTCGATCATTTGACCACAAAAAAGAATCGTGATCGGTTTGCGGGGACGCTCGATCGAGCTTTGGAACTCGGATAGATTGCAGTAGTAAGGAATGTTAAAAATGGGATGCTTGGGAAAGCGCTGTTGATAGTCTTGTTGAGCGCGAGAACCAATTGCCGCGATCGCAGCACATCGACTCAATGCGGCTGAAAAGACTTTCTGTAACTGCCCTTTGATGCCGCTAGACTCTCCGACCATCTTTTCACCCCAGAAAATGCAGGGAACTCGATCGGCGTAAAACCGCAGTATCAGTTGCGACATCAGGTTTTGATAGCCATTGAGCACAATGACATCGACATGCTTCAAAGCGGGAAGATGCCAATTGAGATGGAAGCGCGACAGTCCCCAAGCTAAATGGAATCCTGGAAGCACAGTTTCGTAAGCTTGAATTGGCTTCTCAGTCCAGGGAGAATCTGCACAACCGGATTCAAGATAGTACACCTGCAAATCAATTTCTGGACAGCGAGACAAAGCGTAAAACAGATCTCGCTGATAGGGAGAAGGCACGATCGAATAAATGACAACTTTAAGCGGGCGCATACGTTAAGAAACAGCCAGAGACACTAAAGATTGCAGCCGATCGCTCAGTTGCTCTAAATCGAGAGCAGAGCGCGATCGGCTTCCTTGGGAAAGTTCGATTAGCTGCTGCGGCTGCTCGAGAAAGGATTGAAGAACTTGGGCGATCGCAGATCCTGAAACTTCAGGCAACACCTTGCCATTGATGCCATCGCTCACCACTTCTCCGCAGAACTTTGACACAATCAACGGGAGCCTCC is a window from the Cyanobacteria bacterium FACHB-DQ100 genome containing:
- a CDS encoding glycosyltransferase family 4 protein, whose translation is MRPLKVVIYSIVPSPYQRDLFYALSRCPEIDLQVYYLESGCADSPWTEKPIQAYETVLPGFHLAWGLSRFHLNWHLPALKHVDVIVLNGYQNLMSQLILRFYADRVPCIFWGEKMVGESSGIKGQLQKVFSAALSRCAAIAAIGSRAQQDYQQRFPKHPIFNIPYYCNLSEFQSSIERPRKPITILFCGQMIERKGIDLLLQAFDRLIQSGTQARLLLVGREAELPKMMRSLSSKTQQQIDYAGFHDPEYLPQFFKQADLFVLPSRYDGWGVVVNQAVGAGLPIICSDAVGAAVDLVEPGVNGAIVPAGDAIALYQALSFYTQDSKAIQQASQASQIKAATLTPEAGAKCWCEVLLSVQASKQHEICYTK